CAACATCACGCCATGCGGACTtgtttttagagtggttgtagggagtcaaattgtggtcccaaaaataacaattaaatatTGCCCACCACCCAACCAATCATTGATTGAAAGTACTTAACATTTAAGTTTTACATCTCCCTCCCAAAACCACTTTTCAAAGAGTACATGTTTGTGCGTGAAGTTCAATTGGAAAAGAGTTTTTACATCTATATAACAACTAATAGTTGAAATGTTTGACTTTTTATTGACTACTTCTCATTGTATCACATGAGTATGTGACTACATAAATTTATGCCACACGCCTACATTTAAAAATCGAACAATTGTGTCTTTtcattttgcaaaattagacACCGAACAATTGTGTCTTTTGAGATTTTAAATAACTAACCACAACCCAAAGACCTAAAAACGTGTAAACCCTACATGAAAGCCTTTGAAGTCTGAACACCGCAAAGATTTAGAAAACAAACACAATCTCTTCAACAAACAAGTCTTCTTCATTGGCTTTACTGCCCTTTCTTTCTCCTCCGCTTCTTCCTATAAGTTGGGttctttgaattttagctttATTGATTGTTTGGTTTATTAAACTTTGGCTTAAGGAGTTGGGGGAGGAATAGGAATGCTacaatatatgtttttaatttctattttgatAACTGTATTATTTTTCTGTGAattcgttttctttttctattataccttttttttcatttttttttatttggttcaatTTGGCACTCTCATTGAATGCCAGATAAACAAGTCTCATGCACAATATGGATTACATGCAacctttctttattttactttttatttttccattttttttcaagagaaaaGTTTGCCAAAGTTTCATTCAAAGATTAACCACTATTACATAAAAAGGGTGGGACTTATGCTATGACCACATCCGAGTAAGTACACATCAAGCCACAAAATGTTTGAAAGAGGAAGACCCTGAATTTTGAatgtcaaaaatattatttaaactcTTAGCTTAATGGCTTTGACTATTTCCTGCAAAGTATTGAAATTCGAAGTTATTATTGGTTGATTTGTGTTGTTTTATACTCATAAATTTTGATAATCTTAGTTTTTAAGACATTTAATCtgacatttatttaattttagatatcATTCTTTGATGGACTAGGTCGTTTTTTGAAACTGATTGTCAGATTTGAAAAGTTACAAACAAtcacaataattttagaaaaactaTATTTGTCTATcaatttattacaaaattttcttttaacattGCAATGTAggtgtttttttgttaaaaagttTCTATTGCAACTTATTTTGTTATGTAGCATCATTTGGAacttaattttctcaaaatcaagttcaAAGTAGAAATTAATTTCACCAAAGTCAGTTCTATGCAATTCAATGATATGTGACAAATGTGGAACTCAATTTTCTGAAACTCAAGTTCTATGCTCTACTCAATTTCATAGACTTTGGTAAAATTGAGTTCTACGTTGAAACTCAACTTTCATAAAATCAAGTaccaaaaataagttatataactaaataagttttgATAGAAGCtttgtaacaaaaataattttcaaatatcaaatatttagaaaaaaggGTCTTATAACATCTATTGGATACAATAATATTTTGTGTTTCAGTTTATTACTATTgttcttttccctttttcttttatgtgaTTATCATTATTACAAAGTATCTTGAATAGTTATGAGGTACATTGTTCAAGAGAAGAGAGTAGGTCTGCATGCAAGATAATTGCAATCctaatgtttatttaaatttttgtttagttgcATATTTCATATTGAGGTTAGGGATTTTTTAAATTGGAATCTTAATGTgcaatcaaagaagaagaaatgaattttttttataaatcttttACAAAAATCTATCAAAGTTATGTTTGCAAAATATTCATGTATatcatagaaaaataaataaatttgctACACATTGTGCTCAATTAAGGTTCATTCCCAAAAGAGTTATTATGTTGTTGGATAGTACTCAATTTTACCacttgagctaattggaacccatgATTTTATGttctaatttattatatatgttcaattttatttagatatcatcttgcaaaattactacaatttgtattttattaatgTTACTTCACGTTTCTAAGTATACTATGCATTTATACAAACTAAGTTTTCCTGTTAAATTATACTGATATGATGATTGTAGTAAATTGAACCAAGATTAAATCATACTTCATACTTGATAGCTTCCCTGTACATTGCATGAGTAAttctattaatttataataacagtttttttttttatgttgcataagtttttttaatgcattgtaaataataataataattgtacaagacattttttcttcattttataacatataactATCCGTATATGTTTTAACTATATGCTGTTTTTTAGTAAgattaaatcatatattatattcaATTTAAGTCCTGTGCATCACATGGGTTAGCAACTGGTGTATTGAATAATCCATATTGTATTGATGACCCCTTGAAGaattgagttttatttattatctcattttcaaatttttatttttaatttttgtgtcttatctctatttattttattttacaacaattttcccttattattattgataGAGAAAAATGATGGAAGGAAGGAAAACTCATTTGACTATACTTACTACTTATCCtcatataaaaacaatatataatacTAGCCTCTTCACACGAAATTTGCGTGTGcaatgagggtttttttttagtttagtgtCTTAATGTTTAAAACTGAGATATAGTGTCCTAATTCTTAAGATCTTTCTCtaggtgagttttttttttttttttttttttttttttttctaattagttATTTGTACATGAGTTAGAAGCAGATATGAATGGAAGAACTATTTGAAActaaaactcattttttttccaactctAATGTGGAAACATTGGAATTCAAATAGGAGAAGTCATTcgtctaaaaatatatataaaatagccgtgatttttttttaaaaaaatttaagaaagaagTAAGGTAATgtggaataatgtttaaaaatgagatagagataatattctaatttttaGGATCTTTCTCTACATAAGAGTtgataaaagtttgaaaattttgaatttaaaataaaaagtagaaactcaaattggagaaaaaaaaggaaaaaagcctaaaacttaggaacttttaaaaaaataataaattactctTTAACCAACttgtgttttaaatttaaaattacttaattaaaaGATAGAGGTATTTTAaagagtttaagaatttgtgtgagGATATTTTAGTATGCAAAATGATGAAATCTAAACAAAGAATCCTATTattagtagtatagatatatgtttatataattgttaatattttcttgattttctatttcaaaactcaatgtttgaattttattttttactcgtATTATGTAGTTTAAACTCAATATTTGGAaactaaatatttaaaatcatataaaaaaatcattcattttTGTATACAGTCACAAACACATTGAGATGAAgataattcaaataaaagaatagattctatcttctcaaaaaaaaaagaaaaagaaaaaagaaagtagatTCTAAACTATTTCTTTTTATACTACTAcactcatttttctctttcaattttttactcaaaatgTCTACATAGACAAGTGAAAAGTGATATCTATCAAATTCTATTTCCTTACTAGTTTCCATCATCTTACCAAATacagaaaagagaaaatttagGACACCTTTGTTGCCATAAATTATATCAGTGTGAGACAATGAgtggtggaaaaaaaattggtgagtTGTCCATAACTCACCGCCAAATATTTCAACAATCCTTAGAAGAACTGGATTGAAAAACCATCCTCCTTTGACTCTTTTCTCCCCTACTAAAAATAATTCTATAAGTATTGTACTCTATTCTGGACAAGCCTTCCTCAAgttattcaaaattatttatataattatctCAATTTAACACTTCTATTTTAATTCACattactttctaaaaaaatttaattcaaattcattCTATAAGTATTGTATTCTATTTTGGACAAGCCTTCCTCAAgttattcaaaattatttatgtaattatcTCAATAGGAATCCTCTATtccaaaataagaaaagtaTAAAAGAAGATTGAAATTGAGCACACTATCCAAATCATAGAATGGCCGACATCATGTGAATGCAGAGGAGCTTTGAGCTTGATAAATCCAACTATAATAAATTGGATGTAACATTGATTCATAGTCCATCATAAcactcttaaaaaaatcatccatacacccttggtgtgatggtcactccacaagaaTAAGTGCTTAtagagtgtggggggcaagggccgggttcaagtcttcaggagagagtttcacacacatatacacttagattatactagattagaattctatcttatatataaaaaaaaaaaaaatcattttagaaaaatatttggaaCCATTATTAATCCCAATAAAAAAACATTGGCAAATTCCACACACCACTCATTTTGATTTCCCCACATTCTAATCATTTCAGCCATTTTCCCAAATTTCCACTCTTCCACACgtgaagaaggagaaaaaaaaaaacaaaaaaaccaaacttATCAAATTCACATATCCACATCACACTCACACCCTTCAAAAAACACACTAGCCATGTAAAGAAAAAACACACAGTGATACACCCATCAGTCCAATCCATTTCCCAACGTTTTGTTTGTCTAAAGAACGCAACAAAATCTAGTAGTATTGTCATTGAGCCCAAATAGAGAAGGAATCTTCAACACACATTCACAATCCACAGCCagcctttcttacaattttgcTCCTATAAATCCCAATAGTAGGACCATAAAAGTACTGTACAAAACCTATATTCTTctttatcaacaacaaaaaaaaaaaagaaaaaagaaaacctatatTCTTCCCACACTGCTAcaaagtaaaattttgaaacatgtAAGTACACATACATGTAAAGTGAGTGAATGAGCGAGAGACACAGAGACAGACAGACATACAGACAGAcacacatagagagagagagagagagagagcctacGCGATCTGTGAGGAACCCATATTAGATTAGCGCCCAACCAAGCATCCAATCATGCCATCAGGTGCTAAGAAGAGAAAAGctgcaaagaaaaagaaggaagccCACCCCAACACCAAAACTAATCTCTCAATCTCAACCAACAATCCTCAAGGTATACAATATCTTAAAGTTTCCAACTTTTGCTGTTTTCCCTTTTGAATTTGGCCCCATCCACACATGACCCATCTGTCCTTCAAATCATGCACTCTACTTTTTCCATCaatctttgttttttgatgTGTGTTGTTTGGTCACTTTGGGCTGATGGGTATTTGTTATGCTTTCTGTTTTGCTTGATTTCCACTCTGTCAGACCTTTCCACGCTTATTATATACCTATACATCTTTGAATTGTAAAGtctgtatttttcaattttatttttatttatttacttttggtCAATTTGGGTTAAAGGGTGTTTGTTTGTTCTTTCTGTTTCGCTTGATTTCAACGCCATCAGACCAATTCAAACCTTTCTTATCTATTTCTTCAATTATACACCCCACATTTTTTTGGGGGATCAATTTGGGTAATGGGTATCTGTTAATGTCCTTATTTTGCTTGATTCTGATTGTGATTTCTGTGATTGCTTCAacttattaaaggaaaaaaaaatatttgtgttgAATTGGCCAAAATAGGTGTTTGAaaatacttgaatttttttattattgatttttgtggtttaatcaatttaaataataagatttatatctatttttaacTTGTTTTGATTTCATGGTCAAGATGGGTTTATAAGTATTCGCTAAAGTcagttgttttgtttgattttgattgggATTCTTCTGGTTGAACCAAACTATGTTAGGAAATGAAGATCTGAAATCCCAAGATGGGAAGGAAAGTGATGGTGGTGATGTTAGTACCCCTGCTTCTCAGGACCAAGATAGTGACCAAAGTCCATTCAATGAGGGGAATGAGGAATTGGAGGAGAGAGACACATCAACCACTCGGTCATTTGTTGCTGAGGGCAAGTCTATGGAGGGAGGGACTTTTGTTGATGAGGGTAAGCAGAAAATAGGCGTAGAGGATGATGGTGCTGTTAAAATTGAAAGGGAACTTAAATCAGACGATAATTCCAAGAGCAAAAATGGTACCTTTGAGCATATCAAGTCTGCCAACCAATCACGTGATGGGGATGATCGGAGCTCTAGCAGTAGTAGCTCAGATGATGAGACCCGAGTCATTGAGCAGAGGCCAAAAGAGGAAGCTTACAATTCAGTTTTAGAAGTAAGCTCACATGATGATCAAGTGAAGCCAGTGGATTCTTCTCCAGAAGAGGTGGTTTGGGTTAAGGAGACCGTTAATTCAATTGCAGAAAGCGTCCCCATTGTTGATTCTGTTAATCCAACTGAATTGGATGAGGAGACTGTTAATTCAATTGTAGAAAGTGCTCCCATTGTTGATTCTGTTAAGTCATTGGTATctgtgtccgaggagaaaattcACATTACTGAAAGTGTTCCAGTTGATAATCTAGCGATTGCTGATTTGGTTGTATCAGGAtcaaaagaaattgagaaaaacTTTTCGCTTAAATTAAATGAGGCTCCGACAGCTGTGACAGATTTGGCATTGAAGAAAAATGAGGATAAAGtatttccttcattagatgaaAATGTTCAAGCACACTTGACTGTAGTGGAATCTGTGTCAATTGGATATGAGGATAAAACATTGCCATCATCAAGTGCTCCTGTTGCTCCAACTAGTAATGGCGCAGCATCTGTTAAAGATTCTGAGATTCCTGAATCTTCTGAAAACGAGGTATTGCTCCCTTACTTTTCTTGATTGCAATTTCGCTtatatatttacaataaaatacatTGAAATTAGACGTGCTTACTTTGCTGAACTGTTATGTAGCCTCTGGTAGCTCCAGCTCCACAAGTAGTGCATAGAATTTCCTGGTTGAGTTGCTGTGGATTGTGTGATGTGTTAACGGGCTCTGGAAGATAAGCTCAGGTTAGGATTTTCTAATATAGTTTATTGATTTTACCCCCCTCCCTCCTCCCCCCATAACACaacagagaaaaaagaaaaaagaaaagaacaaaaaggtaGGGTAATTAGGAGAATTGCATTACTGTTCATGAGAGATTTTGGGGGTATATGCTAATGATTAATTGAATTAGACCATTCAgttgtatttttctttattagtgTCATGTAAGTATCTTGTGTTGAAAATACAGTCAGTCTTTTATATGGCAAACAGATTACAAGAATTATGAAAAGGTCTTGTTGTAGCAAAGAAATGTCCTTTGGTGGCCAAATTAGTTTATCTAGTGGATATATATGGAATAAATAACATATATGTGCCATGCATTTTTTACCCAACGTTTTCTTTGCAATCCATGTTTCCGTTTTTCTTCTTAAggatgttcattttttttttttaattgaaggaaaacAGGATAGGAAAAAGGGCTCCATGAcatgtgatttatttttattcttatgaTCCTTTGTGTTCATCTTTGTGAATGcaaaggtttttaaaatttttttttttttaatcaataaaattgcATTACTTACCTTAAAAAAAGGGCTCCATGGAATGTATCAATTGCTTGATGATGTAAATGTCACATTCAAGACAGGTGGTCTTGAGATATGGGTAGAGTTTTATGATAAGTTGGAATTTTGGACAAGTGCTCCAGAATTAGAAGGTTAGCAAGATATGTTTGAAGAATATACTTTTAAGGAAATTAAGAgtgaaatatttgaaaattgtgaAGATCAATGGTGGGATTTCGTAGTTGCTAATTTCTTGCAAAGGGATATAAAAGTAGTTTCTGTGTTGCCCACAAAATGAGGAATCGGTGTCTTCTCTTATCAGTTTATTTGTGTAAGACTAATTAAATTCCAGTTTCAAGCCTTGAAGGACTGCcacattataaattaaaaagtcGTATTTTGGTTGGGTATTTCATCTATTTATATGGATGTAATGCTTGCTTTTCAATGGATAAATATGTTCTCCAAATTTTCAGAGCTATGAAATTTTACTTGAGGTTTGTATGATACAACCTTCTGTACAGTGTGATGCCAAGAAAACCCTAGTCCCTAGGTGTGATGCCTAGAAGTTTGTATGTTTTTTTCCCTTGTCCTTAAATTTCCAGCAACTTGATCACTAGCAATCAGCCAATCACAGATTTGATTTGTCAGCTTTAAAAACTATAACCCAAAacttcaaaacccaaaatctcatCCATCAAATAGCTTCAAATAACTGTTTGTGTTATGTTCACAGCTCTGGAACAGAAACCTAAACCTTAGGTTTTTACCTTTGTTTCATCCCAAAACCTATTAGTTTTTCCACCATTAGAAATTCAATATTCCTTATTATTTTTCAGACTTTTTCTCACCAAACTAACCCTAATTCTTCAAAATCCTAGCTGTCCATAACTTCTAAATGTTATTTGGCTTCATTTCCCTTGTCTTTCGTCAATAATTCTCAGAATTGTGAGATAAAACTTGATCGCATATTGTGCAACTTAATATTCTGGCCGATAAAGTGAAATGAGAAAATAGGATCTATGGTTCTTGATACTTAAAAAACTGGCccttgagaaaagaaaagaaaagaaaaatcagatgaGACAATTTAGTTAGTCTACACAAAACAATTAGAATAGTTCATAATGCTTTGCATTGAGCCCATGTATAATATTATAAGAAACTTTTTACATTGAGTCCATGAAGTTTTCAATTGCTTGTGgtatattttaatttacttttgaaaaaatatagcTTGGCCAAGAATTCCTTatagtttttaaatatatcacTCTAATCAATATAGCCCAAATCTTAACTACATGGGGGGTGCTATTGGAGTACTTTTTAGTCATTTAGATATGTTGGAGCCTTATCTTCCATCAAATCATAAGTGATCTCCCCCCTCTCTCTCCTAGTTAGGAAGTGGAAATCATTGGTTGTCATATGCTAATAACCCCTGCTTTCAGTTAGGGTATTACTTTATGAAATTGATTCTTGGACTTTGACATCCTTTTCTTGTCTCTCAAAatcacaatttattttaatttaacatCCATtggcatctctctctctctctctctctcacacacacacacactcacacacacacacacacacacacaaaaagtaaTGTTCAGGTTTATCTCTTACCAATATACcatattattgattttcaaCCCTAAGGGCTGTGGTGTTTGAGACAGTGCCCTTGGGATATGGGACAATATCCTTACTTTTGTCCCTCTCTCCATACATGGTGCTACCACCTGCATTTGGTGTCAAAGGTTCAAGATTAAGGATGGCAAACcattcatttcttcttcttcttcttcttcttcttctcctctctaatatggttgtcaaaatcccgATTTGGatcctacgattttacgatctcacCTGCCCAAAACGACCTGgatctttcaaggatctttgTGATTGTTCAGGATTGGTAGAATCACACGATTCTAACGATTCCAAACGACCTTTATTTCTTGTAATGTTTTTAAACTTGACAAAAAGCTCAGTTggacttaaatgaaaaataaaatctcaatagaCCAAGTTTTTCTACTCTAATGTAGAGAGTGTGTCAGTTGGAtctgaataaaaaatattccaatagagtatcatgttttgagatttttggcaattttaaatgatgcttacaaatggaTATAGTAATGTAtgataattatatcaatgaatatataatttatgtgattatttaacataccaatgtgtattttttttttgtttttttctcaaataatgtaaGAT
The sequence above is drawn from the Castanea sativa cultivar Marrone di Chiusa Pesio chromosome 5, ASM4071231v1 genome and encodes:
- the LOC142636150 gene encoding uncharacterized protein LOC142636150 isoform X1, producing MPSGAKKRKAAKKKKEAHPNTKTNLSISTNNPQGNEDLKSQDGKESDGGDVSTPASQDQDSDQSPFNEGNEELEERDTSTTRSFVAEGKSMEGGTFVDEGKQKIGVEDDGAVKIERELKSDDNSKSKNGTFEHIKSANQSRDGDDRSSSSSSSDDETRVIEQRPKEEAYNSVLEVSSHDDQVKPVDSSPEEVVWVKETVNSIAESVPIVDSVNPTELDEETVNSIVESAPIVDSVKSLVSVSEEKIHITESVPVDNLAIADLVVSGSKEIEKNFSLKLNEAPTAVTDLALKKNEDKVFPSLDENVQAHLTVVESVSIGYEDKTLPSSSAPVAPTSNGAASVKDSEIPESSENEPLVAPAPQVVHRISWLSCCGLCDVLTGSGR
- the LOC142636150 gene encoding uncharacterized protein LOC142636150 isoform X2, whose translation is MPSGAKKRKAAKKKKEAHPNTKTNLSISTNNPQDLKSQDGKESDGGDVSTPASQDQDSDQSPFNEGNEELEERDTSTTRSFVAEGKSMEGGTFVDEGKQKIGVEDDGAVKIERELKSDDNSKSKNGTFEHIKSANQSRDGDDRSSSSSSSDDETRVIEQRPKEEAYNSVLEVSSHDDQVKPVDSSPEEVVWVKETVNSIAESVPIVDSVNPTELDEETVNSIVESAPIVDSVKSLVSVSEEKIHITESVPVDNLAIADLVVSGSKEIEKNFSLKLNEAPTAVTDLALKKNEDKVFPSLDENVQAHLTVVESVSIGYEDKTLPSSSAPVAPTSNGAASVKDSEIPESSENEPLVAPAPQVVHRISWLSCCGLCDVLTGSGR